The DNA sequence AACCTTGAATGACCCATATTTGAGAATTTAATTCTTGATCAATGTCTTTATTACGGTTTTTTAAAGTTTGTAACTCCGCTTCATTTAAAATTATCCTTACTTTAATTTTAGTTAGATTATCTTGTTCTTTGTCAGAAATTTTGGAGTTGGCTTTTAAGTCAATTTTGTTGTAATCGTCACGAATAATTTTTTCTAAATATAAAATTCTATCGGAATTACGAACTTTTTCTTTAGTAAGCTTTATGGTAAAACTTTTCGCATTCGTTAAATCATCAATTGCACAAGATTTTTGAATGTCTAACTTAAAATTTTCAAGAATTGGGATTGCTAATTCTTTTTCAGTAGTATTTGAATTGATGAAAGTATTGGATAAATTATGAAAAGAAGTGAATATCGTCATACTTTTATCATCATTATATTCATATGCAAAATTTCCTAACCAGCTTTCACCATTTGGTGAAAATTTAATATCCGAACCATACACTTTATTAACAATTCCACCTTTCACTTTACCTCCTTGTTTTTTGATAAAATTCTTCCAAGTATTTACTAGGACTTCCTTATTACAAATTGGTAATGTAAAACTTAAGGATTCCATAATCTTGTTTTTTTCTGTATATGAAGATTCTTCAATAGTTTGAGAATGTGCAAAAGCACAGATAAAACTTAAAAGTATAATAGGTGTTTTATTCATTGTTTTAAAGATTTAATATAATGAGCTGCAATTTTCTCACCTGAACTTACCGATTTTATAGCCCATTTTATTTTTAAATTAAGTTTTTGAATTTCAGTTAACTGCCAATTTAAATGACTATCTTCCAATTTCTTTCTCATTTCATAAAAACATATTCCGGCTGCTACAGAAACATTAAGACTTTCTGTAAAACCTATCATTGGAATTTTAATACACGCATCAGCATAATTTAAAGTTTCTTCATTTATACCTTTAAATTCAGTACCGAAAATTAAAGCTGTTGGCTGAGTTAGTTGAAAATCATAAATATCTATAGCATTTTTTTCAGGAGAAACTGCTACCAGTTGATATCCATTTTCTTTAATCTCTTTTAAAGATTCCAGATTTGAAGATTTATAAGATATATCAATCCATTTATCGGCTCCTCTTGCAACAGTACTTTCCGGCTTAAATTCATTTCTGTTTTCCAGGGCAATCAATGATTGAAACCCAAAAGCTTCCATACTTCTAACTA is a window from the Apibacter sp. B3706 genome containing:
- a CDS encoding TrmH family RNA methyltransferase, which encodes MISKEFLNNLDLYNYLTDFISKEKFEKIENLVNYRSNYVLPILEDLYQYRNAGAIVRSMEAFGFQSLIALENRNEFKPESTVARGADKWIDISYKSSNLESLKEIKENGYQLVAVSPEKNAIDIYDFQLTQPTALIFGTEFKGINEETLNYADACIKIPMIGFTESLNVSVAAGICFYEMRKKLEDSHLNWQLTEIQKLNLKIKWAIKSVSSGEKIAAHYIKSLKQ